A region from the Sandaracinus amylolyticus genome encodes:
- a CDS encoding acyl-CoA dehydrogenase, which produces MPSANPLISDRFVDFLLYDVLDAPSLAALPAFADHERETFDLWLGACRRLAREVLFPTYRAMDEAPPRLEGGQVRVHPAMRAIWKELAELGVIASTRPASVGGQQLPLTVSTLASAYLMAGNLSAYGYAGLTTGAAHLIEAFGDAWTKQTFMAPLYEGRWTGTMTLTEPQAGSSLADVQTRATRTDQGHFLLRGAKIFISGGDHDVTENVVHLVLARIDGAPPGTKGISLFAVPKRRREGDAWVDNDVSISGVIHKIGWKGLPSVALALGDRNDCHGWLIGTENSGLRCMFQMMNEARLMVGVNATATASVAYHESLAYARERTQGRPLGVVDATTPPVPLVEHADVRRMLLRQKAIVEGALCLLATSAKYADLAEHATDPSLRERSRLLLDLLTPMAKSFPAEYGFESNALAVQIHGGYGYSSEYLPESWLRDQKLNSIHEGTTGIQSLDLLGRKVVAGGGAAIMTWREEILADCARADEAGVDRARTQSVRDALERVVALTGALGARGMKGDVNGMLAHSADYLQLASILAIAWMWTRMSAAIAGRDEAFARGIERAAMYWIATEVPRIEVLARLCESAEPSYVGLDPADL; this is translated from the coding sequence ATGCCGAGCGCGAACCCGCTGATCTCCGATCGCTTCGTCGACTTCCTGCTCTACGACGTGCTCGACGCGCCGTCGCTCGCTGCGCTGCCCGCGTTCGCCGATCACGAGCGCGAGACGTTCGACCTCTGGCTCGGCGCGTGTCGTCGCCTCGCGCGCGAGGTGCTCTTCCCGACCTATCGCGCGATGGACGAAGCGCCGCCGCGCCTCGAGGGCGGGCAGGTGCGCGTGCATCCGGCGATGCGCGCGATCTGGAAGGAGCTCGCGGAGCTCGGCGTGATCGCGTCGACGCGCCCCGCGTCGGTCGGCGGTCAGCAGCTGCCGCTCACGGTGTCGACGCTCGCGAGCGCGTACCTGATGGCCGGCAATCTCTCGGCGTACGGCTACGCGGGGCTCACGACCGGCGCGGCGCACCTGATCGAGGCGTTCGGCGACGCGTGGACCAAGCAGACGTTCATGGCGCCCCTCTACGAGGGGCGCTGGACCGGCACGATGACGCTCACCGAGCCCCAGGCGGGCTCGTCGCTCGCCGACGTGCAGACGCGCGCCACGCGAACTGACCAGGGTCATTTTCTCCTGCGCGGCGCGAAGATCTTCATCTCGGGCGGCGATCACGACGTGACCGAGAACGTCGTGCACCTCGTGCTCGCGCGCATCGACGGCGCACCTCCGGGCACCAAGGGCATCTCGCTGTTCGCGGTGCCGAAGCGTCGTCGCGAGGGCGACGCGTGGGTCGACAACGACGTGTCGATCAGCGGCGTGATCCACAAGATCGGGTGGAAGGGCCTGCCCTCGGTCGCGCTCGCGCTCGGAGATCGCAACGACTGCCACGGCTGGCTGATCGGCACCGAGAACTCGGGCCTGCGCTGCATGTTCCAGATGATGAACGAGGCGCGTCTGATGGTCGGCGTGAACGCAACCGCGACGGCGTCGGTCGCGTACCACGAGTCGCTCGCCTACGCGCGCGAGCGCACGCAGGGACGTCCGCTCGGCGTCGTCGATGCGACCACGCCCCCGGTGCCGCTGGTCGAGCACGCCGACGTGCGGCGCATGCTCCTGCGCCAGAAGGCGATCGTCGAAGGCGCGCTCTGCCTGCTCGCGACGAGCGCGAAGTACGCCGATCTCGCGGAGCACGCGACCGATCCGAGCCTGCGCGAGCGGAGCCGCTTGCTGCTCGATCTGCTGACGCCGATGGCGAAGAGCTTCCCCGCCGAGTACGGCTTCGAGTCGAACGCGCTCGCGGTGCAGATCCACGGCGGCTACGGCTACTCGTCGGAGTACCTGCCGGAGTCGTGGCTGCGCGATCAGAAGCTCAACTCAATCCACGAGGGGACGACCGGGATCCAGAGCCTCGATCTGCTGGGTCGCAAGGTCGTCGCGGGCGGAGGCGCGGCGATCATGACGTGGCGCGAGGAGATCCTCGCGGACTGCGCGCGCGCCGACGAAGCGGGCGTCGATCGCGCGCGCACCCAGTCGGTGCGGGATGCGCTCGAGCGCGTGGTCGCGCTCACCGGCGCGCTCGGCGCGCGCGGGATGAAGGGCGACGTGAACGGGATGCTCGCGCACAGCGCCGACTACCTGCAGCTCGCGTCGATCCTCGCGATCGCGTGGATGTGGACGCGCATGAGCGCGGCGATCGCGGGCCGCGACGAGGCGTTCGCGCGCGGGATCGAACGCGCGGCGATGTACTGGATCGCGACCGAGGTGCCGCGCATCGAGGTGCTCGCGCGGCTGTGCGAGAGCGCGGAGCCGAGCTACGTCGGGCTCGACCCCGCGGATCTCTGA
- a CDS encoding FAD-dependent oxidoreductase has protein sequence MDTTDVLVVGAGPTGLTMACELARRGLAVRVIDRAAAPSTRSKAIVVHARTLEIFEDVGIAEDLIARGLVLRGITMWAGGEVIVSAGFEELDTRFSYLLSVSQAETEAVLAAKLESLGVEVERGTTLGSFRQDGTGVTATLRTNDGETTVRAAWLVGCDGAHSTVRETLELPFEGTTYDERFLLADVTIGWDTRDDRISTWFAEDGVIACFPMPGGRWRVIASAPAGDETEAAPTLDEVQAIFDRRTATGGVLGDATWLARFRIHCRQVARYRDDRVFLAGDAAHVHSPVGGQGMNTGIQDAHNLAWKLAMVHRGEARALLLDSYEQERHAIARSVLKSTDLATKVGTLKSSVARALRNEVARHLAGLEVVQQRIAREVSELAVGYQSSPIVREDKISMLQARIGSAAGGETPTLATMREFEHGPRAGSRAPDGRVTVAGSSGTKRLAEILDGRAWTLLLFDGRHESDAGYERYAKLCERIASRWGASVRAFVVTPRASRPAKLPESVPVLLDPDGDLEKRYGATSECAYLIRPDLYVGYRGQPIDETKLDAYLRSILR, from the coding sequence ATGGACACGACGGACGTGCTCGTCGTCGGCGCGGGGCCGACCGGGCTCACGATGGCGTGCGAGCTCGCGCGGCGCGGGCTCGCGGTGCGGGTGATCGATCGCGCCGCGGCGCCGAGCACGCGCTCGAAGGCGATCGTCGTGCACGCGCGCACGCTCGAGATCTTCGAGGACGTCGGGATCGCCGAGGACCTGATCGCGCGCGGGCTGGTGCTCCGTGGCATCACGATGTGGGCGGGCGGCGAGGTGATCGTGAGCGCGGGGTTCGAGGAGCTCGACACGCGCTTCTCGTACTTGCTCTCGGTGTCGCAAGCGGAGACCGAAGCGGTGCTCGCCGCGAAGCTCGAGTCGCTCGGCGTGGAGGTCGAGCGCGGGACGACGCTCGGCTCGTTCCGCCAGGACGGGACCGGCGTCACCGCGACGCTGCGCACGAACGACGGGGAGACGACGGTGCGCGCGGCGTGGCTCGTCGGATGCGACGGCGCGCACAGCACGGTCCGCGAGACGCTCGAGCTGCCCTTCGAGGGCACGACGTACGACGAGCGCTTCCTGCTCGCCGACGTGACGATCGGCTGGGACACCCGCGACGATCGCATCTCGACGTGGTTCGCCGAGGACGGCGTGATCGCGTGCTTCCCGATGCCGGGCGGGCGATGGCGCGTCATCGCGAGCGCGCCCGCGGGCGACGAGACCGAGGCCGCGCCGACGCTCGACGAGGTGCAGGCGATCTTCGATCGACGCACCGCGACCGGCGGCGTGCTCGGCGACGCGACGTGGCTCGCGCGCTTCCGCATCCACTGCCGTCAGGTCGCGCGTTATCGCGACGATCGCGTCTTCCTCGCAGGCGACGCCGCGCACGTGCACAGCCCCGTCGGCGGTCAGGGCATGAACACCGGCATCCAGGACGCGCACAACCTCGCGTGGAAGCTCGCGATGGTGCACCGCGGCGAGGCGCGCGCGCTCTTGCTCGACAGCTACGAGCAGGAGCGCCACGCGATCGCGCGCAGCGTGCTCAAGAGCACCGACCTCGCGACCAAGGTGGGCACGCTCAAGAGCAGCGTCGCGCGCGCGCTGCGCAACGAGGTCGCGCGACACCTCGCGGGGCTCGAGGTCGTGCAGCAGCGCATCGCGCGCGAGGTCTCGGAGCTCGCGGTCGGCTACCAGTCGAGCCCGATCGTGCGCGAGGACAAGATCTCCATGCTCCAGGCACGCATCGGCAGCGCGGCGGGCGGCGAGACGCCGACGCTCGCGACGATGCGCGAGTTCGAGCACGGACCGCGCGCGGGATCCCGCGCGCCCGACGGGCGGGTCACCGTCGCGGGCAGCAGCGGGACCAAGCGGCTCGCGGAGATCCTCGACGGGCGCGCGTGGACGCTGCTGCTCTTCGACGGTCGTCACGAGAGCGACGCGGGCTACGAGCGCTACGCGAAGCTGTGCGAGCGCATCGCGTCGCGGTGGGGCGCGTCCGTGCGCGCATTCGTCGTCACGCCGCGCGCATCGCGCCCCGCGAAGCTCCCGGAGAGCGTGCCGGTGCTCCTCGATCCCGACGGCGACCTCGAGAAGCGCTACGGCGCGACGAGCGAGTGCGCGTACCTGATCCGCCCCGATCTCTACGTCGGCTATCGCGGCCAGCCGATCGACGAGACGAAGCTCGACGCCTACCTCCGATCGATCCTGCGCTGA
- a CDS encoding MopE-related protein, which translates to MQVDGTIVPVGNALQDALNTYEGVAPPAANAIHAVIDAAQLPEIFLPSTSNAVVFVDIAEGAGFENSFGYYNVGDDPRVTTNLRPIMGCGVQASNHANEVPNYVRSAEAGTSVSVDFNAERTAGRYRGGYIAFYLITPEDPANPGSQGSPNCGDFGSGSQSFYGRAYYTQRDFNNDGDFVHHLVYQSRVTANRFYFGFEDLFRGGDNDYEDMAMQVTGLTPPCSPGVEICNGRDDDCDGLVDAADSSLSDDDVACTCDNVSMTCEGGAQRGVCRTGATACVAGALICRSTVGPSAEQCNNLDDNCDGTVDNGAAGTGVACDGTDADLCNEGVFACTSGALTCTDATGANAETCNGADDDCDTRTDENVPGVGAACDGADGDLCNEGVTTCAGASGLRCSDATGTNAELCNGADDDCDGAVDDGPTDVGVACSTGVGLCRSNGATICSMGAPVCNATPIPPRAERCNALDDDCDGATDETFRLGEACVAPGVCGPGVLECAGDTGTRCSSAPGGSGDGSRAETCNGLDDDCDTRVDEGLTDLGSCGESTGECEPGRLRCLAAAPTCVGGIGPTPEICDGRDNDCNGDNDDMPTDVGASCGDDTGECTAGTQACVGGMLRCQGAVGPGTERCNSLDDDCDAITDEDPSDVGATCGTTDVGVCDLGSTICVAGGLVCAGATEPNVEVCNGDDDDCDGDTDEDAIDVGRVCGSAMGTCTPGITVCVAGAPICQGATTGTPEICNGIDDDCDTVIDDSPSDEGGVCGMGEGVCEEGELRCIAGSLQCVGGVLPGTEVCNGLDDDCNGSIDEGDLCEGGVCVGGRCSVPCQMTEFGERCPSGEICVEHYCVPDECEGVTCEPGPDGTKNVCVEGGCVPACDTVTCDAPNVCRRTDGACVGNNCIFLPYLCTDAQICAAGECVDDPCAGVSCDAGQFCRGGACVGSCAGVRCGVGEVCRGGECESTGCNTPCGAGQVCAGGACVDDPCGSLGCDTGEVCDPTRGECVDDPCRNVTCPGEGEICRLGECYAPSDFEVDAGTGGMDAGTGSGPREVLAAGGGGMCSASGAGTGGASGALAWIALGIVGIVIARRRRSSANAGTASANAGTASANAGTGIALVVALVLGGCEVDPYCVANCDGGAELDAGPGDDAGTDGGTDGGRGRPDGCVVGATEECNESDDDCDGLVDEGIDLTSDSRHCGDCSTTCERTGAQTQCTEGACELLECFDGFVDLNGDIDGPFADTDGCEYRCFSSNGGVEACDTIDNDCDGDVDETFDFQGDEANCGRCGQVCTFFRVTTATCDMGTCEFDPATDCETGYIDQNAVQFDGCEFECTPTGAEVCDGLDNDCDTRTDEGFGLETDPNNCGRCGRVCTFPNATPRCNTGVCGFDPMTDCNAGFSDRDGVQLNGCEYPCTPTNGGVEICDGLDNDCNGRVDGPTTDSGASCNRAPGGTATGVCTSTGTLTCVGATLRCVGAPEPTREICDGLDNDCDGSSDDSPVDVGRVCAPAVGACTAGFSTCGGGTLGCVRAVGPTPEICNGLDDDCDGTIDDMPTDPTLGDACGTDTGECVRGAIACTDGRLVCAGSVGATLETCNNRDDDCDGMTDDDPVDVGGSCGSSVGACVPGSLVCSSGSLVCSGGASASSEICDNQDDDCDGTVDEMLSQSCYTGPAGTSGVGLCRGGTRVCAAGTFGTCAGQVVPAGETCTNTDEDCDGRIDEGVTRACYTGPAGTNGVGLCRGGTQACTAGAFGGACTGQVTPATSESCDSLDDDCDGRTDEGAGGGALTRSCYTGAAGTAGVGTCRAGTQTCRFGAFEAACAGQIVNTLDRCGDTLDTDCDGLNDTAEGCLTAGGELRIDTGGGDDPGEFHSFEVQLASGGDPVGRNVYAVWVDKRNGGSTADVFFSRSTNGGSTFSAPVDLTDFATTRAVAPRIAVGRVGSNDVVYVTFQIVVDGVRNVYVRTSADGGASFGSAVALSTLAARDNFKQSVATSGARAVVAWERLNTSTLDRTVVYAATTNSGANWTDVATVSVNSGATPNAGEPVAAVTSTGRFVFAWRELRVSASPSRTTFDVYATWTDDITMPIPAANERRLDGDTTNARASDDLRIVSDGERVYVAWTDVATAAGGGSDVVFSRSINNGASWSPERILDDPSGEVSSSTQATLAIDPATSSTTDDRLFVAWVDTRDGTQIFLARSTDSGATWSTPVRASQATGGVAVPGVNDSPAIVYAGGDRVIVAYVNDANGASTYRRVRAAVSIDAGASWQVADPVVDSNGGAGGGEADYPSIARADSTTPFVGAVIGWIDFRSGTRVNGDVYRARVGR; encoded by the coding sequence GTGCAGGTCGACGGGACGATCGTCCCCGTCGGCAACGCGCTGCAGGACGCGCTGAACACCTACGAAGGCGTCGCGCCTCCGGCCGCGAACGCCATCCACGCGGTGATCGACGCGGCGCAGCTGCCCGAGATCTTCCTGCCGAGCACGAGCAACGCGGTCGTCTTCGTCGACATCGCCGAGGGCGCAGGGTTCGAGAACAGCTTCGGCTACTACAACGTCGGCGACGATCCGCGCGTCACGACCAACCTGCGGCCGATCATGGGCTGCGGCGTGCAGGCCTCGAACCACGCGAACGAGGTCCCGAACTACGTCCGCTCCGCCGAAGCGGGCACGAGCGTCAGCGTCGACTTCAACGCGGAGCGCACCGCGGGCCGCTACCGCGGCGGCTACATCGCGTTCTACCTGATCACGCCCGAGGACCCGGCGAACCCGGGCTCGCAGGGCTCGCCCAACTGCGGCGACTTCGGGTCCGGGAGCCAGAGCTTCTACGGTCGCGCCTACTACACGCAGCGCGACTTCAACAACGACGGCGACTTCGTCCATCACCTCGTCTACCAGTCGCGCGTCACCGCGAACCGCTTCTACTTCGGGTTCGAAGACCTCTTCCGCGGCGGCGACAACGACTACGAGGACATGGCCATGCAGGTCACGGGGCTCACCCCGCCCTGCTCGCCCGGCGTCGAGATCTGCAACGGGCGCGACGACGACTGTGACGGGCTCGTCGACGCCGCCGACTCCTCGCTCTCCGACGACGACGTCGCGTGCACCTGCGACAACGTCTCGATGACGTGCGAAGGCGGCGCGCAGCGCGGCGTGTGCCGCACCGGCGCGACGGCGTGCGTCGCGGGCGCGCTGATCTGTCGCTCGACGGTCGGACCGAGCGCCGAGCAGTGCAACAACCTCGACGACAACTGCGACGGCACCGTCGACAACGGCGCGGCGGGCACCGGCGTCGCGTGCGACGGAACCGACGCCGACCTCTGCAACGAGGGCGTGTTCGCGTGCACCTCGGGCGCGCTCACGTGCACCGACGCGACCGGCGCGAACGCCGAGACCTGCAACGGCGCGGACGACGACTGCGACACCCGCACCGACGAGAACGTGCCCGGCGTGGGCGCCGCGTGCGACGGCGCGGACGGCGATCTCTGCAACGAGGGCGTGACCACCTGCGCGGGCGCGTCGGGCCTGCGCTGCAGCGACGCGACGGGCACGAACGCCGAGCTCTGCAACGGCGCCGACGACGACTGCGACGGCGCCGTCGACGACGGGCCGACCGACGTCGGCGTCGCGTGCAGCACCGGCGTCGGACTGTGCCGCAGCAACGGCGCGACGATCTGCAGCATGGGCGCGCCGGTCTGCAACGCGACGCCGATCCCGCCGCGCGCCGAGCGCTGCAACGCGCTCGACGACGACTGCGACGGCGCGACCGACGAGACGTTCCGCCTCGGCGAGGCGTGCGTCGCGCCCGGTGTGTGCGGGCCCGGCGTGCTCGAGTGCGCGGGCGACACCGGCACGCGCTGCTCGAGCGCGCCCGGCGGATCGGGCGACGGCTCGCGCGCCGAGACGTGCAACGGCCTCGACGACGACTGCGACACCCGCGTCGACGAGGGCCTGACCGATCTCGGCTCGTGCGGTGAGAGCACCGGCGAGTGCGAGCCCGGCCGCCTGCGCTGCCTCGCGGCCGCGCCCACCTGCGTCGGCGGCATCGGCCCGACGCCGGAGATCTGCGACGGCCGCGACAACGACTGCAACGGCGACAACGACGACATGCCGACCGACGTCGGCGCGAGCTGCGGCGACGACACCGGCGAGTGCACCGCGGGCACCCAGGCGTGCGTCGGCGGCATGCTGCGCTGCCAGGGCGCGGTCGGTCCCGGCACCGAGCGCTGCAACTCGCTCGACGACGACTGCGACGCGATCACCGACGAAGATCCGAGCGACGTCGGCGCGACGTGCGGCACGACCGACGTCGGCGTGTGCGATCTCGGCAGCACGATCTGCGTCGCGGGCGGGCTCGTCTGCGCGGGCGCGACCGAGCCCAACGTCGAGGTCTGCAACGGCGACGACGACGACTGCGACGGCGACACCGACGAGGACGCGATCGACGTCGGCCGCGTGTGCGGCTCGGCGATGGGCACGTGCACGCCGGGCATCACGGTGTGCGTCGCGGGCGCGCCGATCTGTCAGGGCGCGACCACGGGCACGCCCGAGATCTGCAACGGCATCGACGACGACTGCGACACCGTCATCGACGACTCGCCGAGCGACGAAGGCGGCGTGTGCGGGATGGGCGAGGGCGTCTGCGAGGAGGGCGAGCTCCGCTGCATCGCGGGATCGCTCCAGTGCGTGGGCGGCGTGCTCCCCGGCACCGAGGTGTGCAACGGCCTCGACGACGACTGCAACGGCAGCATCGACGAGGGCGACCTCTGCGAGGGCGGCGTGTGCGTCGGCGGGCGCTGCAGCGTGCCCTGCCAGATGACGGAGTTCGGCGAGCGCTGCCCGAGCGGCGAGATCTGCGTCGAGCACTACTGCGTGCCCGACGAGTGCGAAGGCGTCACGTGCGAGCCGGGCCCCGACGGAACGAAGAACGTGTGCGTCGAGGGCGGCTGCGTGCCCGCGTGCGACACCGTGACGTGCGACGCGCCGAACGTCTGCCGCCGCACCGACGGCGCGTGCGTCGGCAACAACTGCATCTTCCTGCCGTACCTCTGCACCGACGCGCAGATCTGCGCGGCCGGCGAGTGCGTCGACGATCCGTGCGCGGGCGTGAGCTGCGACGCGGGTCAGTTCTGTCGCGGCGGCGCGTGCGTGGGCAGCTGCGCGGGCGTGCGCTGCGGCGTCGGCGAGGTGTGTCGCGGCGGCGAGTGCGAGAGCACGGGCTGCAACACGCCGTGCGGCGCGGGCCAGGTGTGCGCGGGCGGCGCGTGCGTCGACGATCCGTGCGGCTCGCTCGGCTGCGACACCGGCGAGGTGTGCGATCCGACGCGCGGCGAGTGCGTCGACGATCCGTGCCGCAACGTGACGTGCCCCGGCGAGGGCGAGATCTGCCGTCTCGGCGAGTGCTACGCGCCGAGCGACTTCGAGGTCGACGCGGGCACCGGCGGGATGGACGCGGGCACCGGCAGCGGTCCGCGCGAGGTGCTCGCGGCGGGCGGCGGCGGCATGTGCAGCGCGAGCGGCGCGGGCACCGGCGGCGCGAGCGGCGCGCTCGCGTGGATCGCGCTCGGCATCGTCGGGATCGTGATCGCGCGGCGTCGTCGCTCCAGTGCCAACGCTGGCACCGCCAGTGCCAACGCTGGCACCGCCAGTGCCAACGCTGGCACTGGCATCGCGCTCGTCGTCGCGCTCGTGCTCGGCGGCTGCGAGGTCGATCCCTACTGCGTCGCGAATTGCGACGGCGGCGCGGAGCTCGACGCGGGCCCGGGCGACGACGCGGGCACCGACGGCGGCACCGACGGCGGCCGTGGTCGTCCCGACGGCTGCGTCGTCGGCGCGACCGAGGAGTGCAACGAGTCCGACGACGACTGCGACGGACTCGTCGACGAGGGCATCGACCTCACGAGCGACTCGCGGCACTGCGGCGACTGCTCGACGACGTGCGAGCGCACCGGCGCGCAGACCCAGTGCACCGAGGGCGCGTGCGAGCTGCTCGAGTGCTTCGACGGCTTCGTCGATCTCAATGGCGACATCGACGGTCCCTTCGCGGACACCGACGGCTGCGAGTACCGCTGCTTCTCGAGCAACGGCGGCGTCGAGGCCTGCGACACGATCGACAACGACTGCGACGGCGACGTCGACGAGACGTTCGACTTCCAGGGCGACGAGGCGAACTGCGGTCGCTGCGGCCAGGTCTGCACGTTCTTCCGCGTGACCACCGCGACGTGCGACATGGGCACGTGCGAGTTCGATCCCGCGACCGACTGCGAGACCGGATACATCGATCAGAACGCCGTGCAGTTCGACGGCTGCGAGTTCGAGTGCACGCCGACCGGCGCCGAGGTCTGCGACGGCCTCGACAACGACTGCGACACCCGCACCGACGAGGGCTTCGGCCTCGAGACCGACCCGAACAACTGCGGTCGGTGCGGTCGCGTGTGCACGTTCCCGAACGCGACGCCGCGCTGCAACACCGGCGTCTGCGGGTTCGATCCGATGACCGACTGCAACGCCGGCTTCAGCGATCGCGACGGCGTGCAGCTCAACGGGTGCGAGTACCCGTGCACGCCGACCAACGGCGGCGTCGAGATCTGCGACGGGCTCGACAACGACTGCAACGGTCGCGTCGACGGTCCGACCACCGACTCCGGCGCCTCGTGCAACCGCGCGCCGGGCGGCACCGCGACCGGCGTGTGCACGAGCACCGGCACGCTCACCTGCGTCGGCGCGACGCTGCGCTGCGTGGGCGCGCCCGAGCCGACGCGCGAGATCTGCGACGGGCTCGACAACGACTGCGACGGGAGCTCGGACGACTCGCCGGTCGACGTCGGTCGCGTCTGCGCGCCCGCGGTCGGCGCCTGCACCGCCGGCTTCTCGACCTGTGGCGGTGGCACGCTCGGCTGCGTGCGCGCGGTCGGTCCGACGCCCGAGATCTGCAACGGCCTCGACGACGACTGCGACGGAACGATCGACGACATGCCGACCGATCCCACGCTCGGCGACGCGTGCGGCACCGACACCGGCGAGTGCGTGCGCGGCGCGATCGCGTGCACCGACGGACGGCTCGTGTGCGCGGGCAGCGTCGGCGCGACGCTCGAGACCTGCAACAACCGCGACGACGACTGCGACGGCATGACCGACGACGATCCGGTCGACGTCGGCGGCTCGTGCGGCTCGTCGGTCGGCGCGTGCGTGCCGGGCTCGCTCGTGTGCTCGAGCGGCTCGCTCGTGTGCTCGGGCGGTGCGTCGGCGAGCAGCGAGATCTGCGACAACCAGGACGACGACTGCGACGGCACCGTCGACGAGATGCTCTCGCAGAGCTGCTACACGGGCCCCGCGGGCACGAGCGGCGTCGGGCTCTGCCGCGGCGGCACGCGCGTGTGCGCGGCGGGCACGTTCGGCACGTGCGCGGGCCAGGTCGTGCCCGCGGGCGAGACCTGCACCAACACCGACGAGGACTGCGACGGCCGCATCGACGAGGGCGTGACGCGCGCTTGTTACACCGGGCCCGCGGGCACGAACGGCGTGGGCCTCTGCCGCGGCGGCACCCAGGCGTGCACCGCGGGCGCGTTCGGCGGCGCGTGCACCGGACAGGTCACGCCGGCGACCAGCGAGAGCTGCGACTCGCTCGACGACGACTGCGACGGTCGCACCGACGAAGGCGCGGGCGGCGGTGCGCTCACGCGCAGCTGCTACACGGGCGCCGCGGGCACCGCCGGCGTCGGCACGTGCCGCGCGGGCACGCAGACCTGCCGCTTCGGTGCGTTCGAGGCCGCGTGCGCGGGCCAGATCGTGAACACGCTCGATCGCTGCGGCGACACGCTCGACACCGACTGCGACGGACTGAACGACACGGCCGAGGGATGCCTCACCGCGGGCGGCGAGCTGCGCATCGACACCGGCGGCGGCGACGATCCCGGCGAGTTCCACTCGTTCGAGGTGCAGCTCGCGTCGGGCGGCGATCCCGTGGGCCGCAACGTCTACGCGGTCTGGGTGGACAAGCGCAACGGCGGGTCGACTGCCGACGTCTTCTTCTCGCGCTCGACGAACGGCGGCTCGACGTTCTCGGCGCCCGTCGATCTGACCGACTTCGCCACCACGCGCGCGGTCGCGCCGCGGATCGCGGTGGGACGCGTGGGATCGAACGACGTCGTCTACGTCACGTTCCAGATCGTCGTCGACGGCGTGCGCAACGTGTACGTGCGCACCTCGGCGGACGGCGGCGCGAGCTTCGGCTCCGCGGTCGCGCTGAGCACGCTCGCGGCGCGCGACAACTTCAAGCAGTCGGTCGCGACGAGCGGCGCGCGCGCGGTGGTCGCGTGGGAGCGCCTCAACACGTCGACGCTCGACCGCACGGTCGTGTACGCGGCGACCACGAACTCGGGCGCGAACTGGACCGACGTCGCGACGGTCTCGGTGAACTCGGGCGCGACGCCCAACGCGGGCGAGCCGGTCGCCGCGGTGACGTCGACCGGCCGCTTCGTGTTCGCGTGGCGCGAGCTGCGCGTGTCGGCCTCGCCGAGCCGCACGACGTTCGACGTCTACGCGACGTGGACCGACGACATCACGATGCCGATCCCCGCCGCGAACGAGCGGCGGCTCGACGGCGACACGACGAACGCGCGCGCGAGCGACGATCTGCGCATCGTGAGCGACGGCGAGCGCGTGTACGTCGCGTGGACCGACGTGGCGACGGCGGCGGGTGGCGGCTCGGACGTCGTCTTCTCGCGCAGCATCAACAACGGCGCGAGCTGGTCGCCCGAGCGCATCCTCGACGATCCCAGCGGCGAGGTCTCGAGCAGCACGCAGGCGACGCTCGCGATCGATCCCGCGACCTCGAGCACGACCGACGATCGTCTGTTCGTCGCGTGGGTCGACACCCGCGACGGCACGCAGATCTTCCTCGCGCGCTCGACCGACAGCGGCGCGACGTGGAGCACGCCGGTGCGCGCGTCGCAGGCGACGGGCGGCGTCGCGGTGCCGGGCGTGAACGACTCGCCCGCGATCGTGTACGCCGGAGGTGATCGTGTGATCGTCGCGTACGTGAACGACGCGAACGGCGCGAGCACGTACCGCCGGGTCCGCGCCGCGGTGAGCATCGACGCGGGCGCGTCGTGGCAGGTCGCCGATCCGGTGGTCGACAGCAACGGCGGCGCGGGCGGCGGCGAGGCGGACTACCCGTCGATCGCGCGCGCCGACAGCACGACGCCGTTCGTGGGCGCCGTGATCGGGTGGATCGACTTCCGCAGCGGCACGCGCGTCAACGGCGACGTGTACCGCGCGCGCGTCGGCCGGTGA